gtgtgtgtgtgtgtgtgtgtgtgtgtgtgtgtgtgtgtcttaccgcACGAGAGCGTCCGGCTTTCCCAGTTGATTGTTGGGAATGCAGTTCTCCACGGGATCCTTCTGATTGGCTGCTCCTTTCCCCGCCGACTTCTGCTTCTTCTCGTTCCTATTGGACGAGCCAGACGACGGCACGCTCCCATTGGTGGAGCTGTGATTCCGAGGTGAGGAGTTGGTGGCCCCACCGCCTCCGCTGGCGTTTTTGTagttcttccctcctcctcctcctcctgttccccccacctcctctttgggagtgtgtgtgctctctcctcctccgagGTCGTTATTCAGTCTCTTCCCCCCCATGTTCTCCATATACTCTGTCTCCTGTaatgtagagtccagtgtgtggaggatactgttgttgttgattcctattgtgtgttgttgttgttgtttgcccTCCCGTTCCTTGCTGTTGccgtctctccctttctcccggTACTCCAGTTCCGGTAAGGGGACAGAAGAGTTAACGGGGCTCTTCTTGCCGGGAGTAGCCCCGTTTTGGGAGACCGGAGGTGCTAGGTCCATCTCTGATGACACGCCTTTAGCCATGGCCGCTAGAAAGAAGAGGCGAGGGAGAGGTCAAATGAGATAGCAGATTGGAAGGTGGTGCTGTTCTAGGATAGGGGAAGGGTGTGGGAGAGCGCTCTGAGGGGAAatagaggcgtgtgtgtgtgtgtgtccagacatTAAAACAGAATTTAACAATAAAAAAGATTTATTGAACTTAGTATGAAATAAACTAAATGTttgacctagtcagttgtacaactgaatgcatcttccacatttaacccctctgaatcaaatTTTCCCAAGTGAATCACACTTGTGAATCACAAGACATTAACTTAAAATGTATCAGTGATTCATATTTTCCTGTAACTTTCTGAATTAATTAAttaacctaggcaagtcagttaagaacaaattcttattttcaatgacggcctaggggcCCTGGGTTAaccgaccttgtcagctcggggatttgaacttgcaaccttccggttactagtccaacgctctaaccactaggctaccctgccgccccagggtagccGGCACAGGAATGAGTGTGTCCAATTggtgtagccgttagcgatgatgctaacgATAACCATCGTCCAGTAGAGCTGGGAAGGCTTTCCCagaatgttaactacaaagtagcctacctggcagaattatatcatgattcatttgcatcaatccagtggccattttgtTTCGCAAACTCTGCGATCACATGAGCGCAACAGAAACATCGCCAACCAAACAACGGGTCGCTTGCTGGTTCACACTTGCATTAAAAGGGAAACTACACCCGAAATTTGTACGATTTTTcacagacctcaaaagtggtctcctaaTGTGGTTTAAGCAATGTTGTGAACTTGGAACGTCcaatttctatttttttttactattattcTTTTTGTTTAAGTGTGTGGGGGAAAAACAGTCAAAAACATAAACAGGAGAAAACTGAATTTAGGGCAGAAATATACAGAATCAGGCAACAAGAATAAAAAGACTGAGGGTCTcaccctcctctgcctctctctcctgtctctgtagcATTTGTTGCTCTGGGGGCAGAGCCTGCTGTAGGAGCTGCATGTAGAACTCATTCTCCTTCTGCACCTCCTTCTGTTTCCTCAGTCTCATCCTGTAGCTGACGTAGCTCTTAAAGCCAAAGCCCAGAGTCACCACGGGGTAGCCAATACtaacagaggaggaggggggggaaaCAAATAAACCGTTGTTATGGTTACCAGTCATTTCTACTTCCTGTGCAGCATAGAAGAAGAAAGGTTATACTTTTTTTTGAAGAGTCTACAGGTGTCTTTTAACAAATGGGAATGTTTGACTCATTATTTAAAAGAACATTGCCTGAGCAAATACAATATGCTTGGTGTTGTGCATTGAAAAGGCCCACAATGCAATGCAATAGGCCAGGTAGGGTTAGAACAACAGCTGACAGGGTTACCAGTGAGCAGCGAAGGGCCGACACAGGTCCACGTGGAAGTTCTTCAGGTCCTTGAAGCGGATGGCAGCTTCCATGTAAACAAACAGTATCCATAGCGATACGGTGGGTAgacacactcctctctctgtgcagggggggtgggggggggggggacagtgtgAGAGTTAAATGCCAGAGTTCACACTGGCAGACCAATTATGATCTTTTTTTTTGCCCAAATATTCACAGGAGCTGATCTGAtttgtcaaaagaccaattagtgagaaaaaaaaagaatctaaattgggctgcctgtgtgaaagcaaagaaacacacaaaaaacacaaagAAGAAACACAAAAAACTGAGAaatacaaaatgtattttgtacatgCATATTTGAATATATAaagatgtacagtacagtacataaacatTTGAATCACATGCAACATTAAACCCCAATGCATCATAGGAAAGAGAAATCTACGTATGGGACAGAGAGAGCTGGTGTTAACGAACCTGTGTGCCAGACGTACTGGACCCAGACGTAGGTGCTGGCAGCGAAGAACAGCCATTGGACAGGGATAAAGAGGAGGCAGATGATGTCAGACGtaaatgccacacacacaaagaacacTGAGAacgcctgagagagagacagacagagaaattaAGTCAGTATGCAATAATATACAATTGTGGAGCCATTTTTCTTGTCAAAATCTCACTCTTACACACAttcactcttacacacacacacacacacacttaccagaCCCTGGTATCTGAACGAGTCATATACACTGCGTATGAAGAGCCAGAAGGGCCACAGGTACTCAAACCTGAACTCCAACACAAAGTCTGCCAGCAGCACCAGCACCCACACCACCAGAAACTTCAGGTACAGGAacgtactgagagagagagagagagagagagagagagagagagagagagagaggcagagagagaaagaacgagagaaagagagaacgagagagacagaccgagagaaagagagagacagaacaagagagagagaacgagagaaagagagagagagacagacagagagaatgagagaaatagagagagagaatgagagaaagagagagacagacagagagagagagagacagagaaagacagagtcagacagagaaagaacgagagaacgagaacgagagaaagagacagaacgagagaaagagagagagagaatgagaggaagagagagtgagagagagagagagagagagagagagagagagaaagagagagacagagagagaacgagagaaagagagagacaaaggccgagacaaagagagagagagagagagacagaaacatctcaaatacagtgaccccctctcatatcattaccaagccctgcaatgccaagagctgagcaaagaaaagagtcccccccatccagctggtcctggggctgagttcacaaacctgttctactaacacactgaagcctcaggaccagaacatccaatcaatcaggacaaaccaaattacaacacagtcaaaaccaaactatattgcttattgggaaacacaagcacaaagcaaaatgcagtgctatctggccctaaatcgacagtacactgtggctaaatatttgaccatggttactgatcaacaCCTtagaaaaacctggctccctgtagaggaaaggctgtgcaaccactgcacaacagcagaacctgagacggagctgcatttcctgacaaaatagtcaaaaatataaaacaattagagagtgtcatttccaaatttgaaacccttattcaaggtttgaaagacctctctgatgagagtaggctacccgttctgttgggggaggacacagagagctgtgggttggcagggCACTAcattgagggacagtgtctgacagaccaatcaacatgcacatgtactctactgtatgcttattgttattgttgaatgtatggttattttgacccttggttattgttgttactgttgtcccgttgacaattttgattctcatttttattttttatattgtaaatatccacaATAAGCTTTGGCTATATGTACATTGttatgtcatgccaataaagcgaactgaattgaattgacagagagagagagacaaagacagagagagagagacagagagagagttagagaaatagacagagtgagagagagtcagagacagagttagagaaatagacagagagacaaagacagagagacagagagttcgagacagagagagacaaagacagagagacagagagagagagttagagacagagagagacaaagagagagacaacaacagagagagatagagttagagacagagttagagacaaagacagagagagatagagagttagggatagagagagagagagtacatttgtacattgttacaacactgtatatatacataatatgacatttgtaatgtctttattgttttgtatgtgtaatgtttactgatcatctttattgtttatttcacttttatatattatctacctcacttgctttggcaacattaacacatgtttcccatgccaataaagccctttgaattgaattgaaagagagagagagagagagagagagagagagagagagactgagaatgagagagagagaatgagagaaagagagagagaaagagagaaagagagaatgagagaaagagagagagaaatagaatgagagactgagagaaagagacagagacagagagagacagagagagggagagaggggggagagagagagagagggtgagagagacagagagagagagagggggagagagagagagagggtgagagagacagagagagagagagagagagagagaggggggggggggggggggggggtgagagagacagagagagagagagagagagagagagagagagagagagagagagagtgcccaAACAGTAAAAACAAAGAGGCTGGATGAAAactagctctggtccaaggtGTTAATGTGTTCCTCTACTAACCAGTAATGGAACATGTGTCACTAcagccctggaccagagctagtgaaAAGCTCCCTGTGATATGATCAGTACAACAGTCATTCATATAAACAACACAGTGTTTACAGACAACATCTTTCTCCTGATTTCAGCCACGAGGTAATCTGCAACCACATGACCACACG
This genomic window from Oncorhynchus clarkii lewisi isolate Uvic-CL-2024 chromosome 32, UVic_Ocla_1.0, whole genome shotgun sequence contains:
- the LOC139392022 gene encoding macoilin-1-like is translated as MKRRNADCSKLRRPLKRNRITEGIYSSTFLYLKFLVVWVLVLLADFVLEFRFEYLWPFWLFIRSVYDSFRYQGLAFSVFFVCVAFTSDIICLLFIPVQWLFFAASTYVWVQYVWHTERGVCLPTVSLWILFVYMEAAIRFKDLKNFHVDLCRPFAAHCIGYPVVTLGFGFKSYVSYRMRLRKQKEVQKENEFYMQLLQQALPPEQQMLQRQEREAEEAAMAKGVSSEMDLAPPVSQNGATPGKKSPVNSSVPLPELEYREKGRDGNSKEREGKQQQQHTIGINNNSILHTLDSTLQETEYMENMGGKRLNNDLGGGESTHTPKEEVGGTGGGGGGKNYKNASGGGGATNSSPRNHSSTNGSVPSSGSSNRNEKKQKSAGKGAANQKDPVENCIPNNQLGKPDALVRLEQDVKRLKADLQASRQLESDLRSHLSSLTSQDRSLRSELGQLRQDNEMLQNKLYSAVQAKQKDKQTISQLEKRLKAEQEARALAEKQLADERKRKKVEEATAARAVALAAASRGECTDSLRGRIRELETECKKLSIDMKLKEEHIRELEGKCQELRKYKENEKDMEVLMSALSAMQDKTQHLENSLSAETRIKLDLFSALGDAKRQLEIAQGQIHQRDQEIAELKRKIAEVMAVMPSISYSNDSSSLSPVTPHYSSKFMDNSPSSLDPNASVYQPLKK